AGCGGGTCGCCCGGATCCGGGGGAAGCAGGACGCTCCCCCAGCCGCGTGCCCCAACCCCAACCAAGCTCCAGACTCTGCTTGGTGGTCGTCCAtgccctcccccaacacacccaGGCCCGGGGCACGGAGCGGCTGGGCTGTGGCTGGCGACACTTGGGGCCAGGGCCTGGCGGGGACGAGCAGCGCGGGCTAGCGGCAGAGGCAGGTGGCTGCGGGCGTCTGGgacgggtggggggggggcaggaaaaAGGCGCGCGACGCCCCCCACGGGATCCCGGGGTGTGGGAAGGGTCGGACGGCAACAGCGAGCCGCCACTGGGTCTGCATTCGGCTTCCAAGCTGGGGGCGAGCGCTCGAGCCCAGCTCGGTTCGCAGGGCCCGGAGGGTGGCCGAGGGCAGGGTTGCGCGACAGGAGAAGGAGACACAGGCACATTGATTTGTTAGCGGGATGGGGCTGGCGGCGGCGGGGGAGGCCGTTGCCATGGAGACCGAGGGTCGGGTGTGCAACTCGGGGGGAGGGGACCGGGTGGAAGAGCTGGCAAGGGGCGCGTCGCCAGTTCTCGGGGTTCGGGCGCGGCCTGCGGCGCCCCAACACCTGTGCATTGTGCATTGTGCGGCGCGGGAGGCggcggggggagggaagggcgCGAGTCCgggcggtggggtggggcgggctgggggtcgctgagggggcggggcctggctgACACCGCCGCAGGGGTCCCAGCGAGAGCTGTGGGGGACGCTGAGCACCGGAGGGACATCTTGGCGGCGGGAAGGGGGCCCCGGCGGGGACAGAGGGTGGACAGCCCCCCTGCCAGCCCAGCAGACTGACAGCGGCCGAGCCCGCCCTCCGCGCGACGTCACTTCCGGCGGCGgcctctcccccccccacccccccgccagcgCTCTGTCTCCGGAGTCGCTTCGGACTCCGCCCCCTGGCGATTGGAACGCGGGTCACGTAGCAACGCGGGGGAGAAAGCGAGAGGGGCGTGGCCCGCAGCTCGCCCAATCAGAGCACGGGAGAGCTGGCCCTGGCCGCTCGGCTTTAGCAACGTCGTTAGCAACACGTGGGGCGGGAGTAAGCgcggggagagaggggaggagggagccgcgcgcgggagggggtggggagggagcgaGCGcgcgggagggggaggagaactGACGTCAGCGGGAGAGTATTATGGTCTGTCGTGCGCTGGCTGCTGCTTTTCTGCTCCTGGAAGCGGCCAAGGGGGGAAGCGGCGAGTCAACATGGAGCTTTCAGCGGTGGGGGAGCGGGTGTTCGCGGCCGAAGCCCTCCTGAAGCGGCGCATACGGAAAGTAGGTGCCCCCAGGCCTTGGGCCGAGCCCTCCCCTCCCGGCCCGGGTTCCCTCCCCCTGCTGCAGCCcagcttcccttcccccaggtcccAGCAGCGGCCGCGGCCGTGGCGGCGGCTCTGAGCCCAAGCGCTTTCCTTAGACTTGCAGCGATGCACAGATTGcatgggtggggggtggggggcggggtggggggaatgaaTGCCGGTGCATGCACTTTGTGCAGCGTTTCGTGCAGGGGGTGATGCAGCGGGCGCGTGCCTTTCTCGGTGGGATTTCGCGCATTCATTCGGTGCAtgcatttttttgcatgtatttcTCGTGTCCCCGTCATGCAGTTTTCACCGTGCACacatacattttcctttttgcatCCTTAGGGACGCATGGAATACCTCGTGAAATGGAAGGGCTGGTCGCAGAAGTAAGTAGGTTCTGTGCAGTTCTCAACCCCAGACTGTTATTTGGGAGcttgctttcttcctcttttttcctttacGTTGAAATACAATACAATGCAACAAGAAAAgttacagacatacacacacctaCCCGCGGCTCTTTCCCTGCTCCCGGGACTGATGCCCACTTCTTCCTGATTCCTTTTAGGTACAGCACCTGGGAACCTGAAGAAAACATCCTGGATGCTCGCCTGCTCGCAGCCTTTGAGGAAAGGTAGAGGCCCCTCCAAGCTTCAGCTTCTCACTTAGAACACGAAGGGTGGCTCTTATCCAGCTTGAACTGGAGGCCCACTTGTTTTCTTTACTCACAcacccctttctccctccttcctttcttcaggGAACGAGAGATGGAGCTCTATGGCCCCAAAAAGCGAGGACCCAAACCCAAAACCTTCCTGCTCAAGGTAGAATAGCAGTGTCCAATGGTGGGCAGCAATGTTATGTCAGTTTGTGGGAAGCGGGCCCTGAGGGCTTGTGAACCAGTGGGGTGTCCTATTTGTAATCTAGGAGGGAGTCCCCAGACAGGCTGTCACCAAGTCACTGGCACTGCTAAGGGTGTCTTGAGGGGAGGGGAATTCTAGGATTCCACACTAGAATTTCTTTATCAGATCCCTCAGCCATCCCAAATAGATATATAATCAAATACAAGAAGTGTGCTTGGTGTGAATGGCTGCTTCCAGATAGATCGTCTACTCCCTCCTCCAGACTGCTGCCCCTAAGCTTCACCCCAACCCATATAGAAATTCCAAGGCATCAGAGAGTGTAgcagggagggtggggctggaagaggggtggggaggtgggggcggTAGACAGGGCCCTGCTCTGCTCTTGACACTGCATTCTCTTCTTGCAGGCCCAGGCCAAGGCAAAGGCCAAAACTTACGAGTTCCGAAGTGACTCTGCCCGAGGCATTCGGATCCCCTATCCTGGCCGCTCACCCCAAGAACTGGCCTCTACTTCCCGGGCCCGTGAGGGCCTTCGGAACATGGGTCTTTCCCCACCGGGGAGCAGCAGCACCTGCCGAGTGGAGCCCCCTCGGGACCGTGATCGGGAACGGGAtcgagagagggagagggaacgAGAGCGTGAACGGGGTGCTAGCCGCGCAGACGACAAACCCAGCTCTCCAGGTGACAGCTCCAAGAAGCGAGGACCCAAGCCCCGGAAAGAGCTCCTGGACCCCTCACAAAGGCCCTTGGGAGAACCCAGTGATGGCCTTGGAGATTACCTCAAGGGCAGGAAGCTGGACGACACTGCTTCCGGGGCAGGAAAGTTCCCAGCTGGCCACAGTGTGATCCAGCTGGCTCGAAGGCAGGACTCGGACCTGGCCCAGTGCGGTGTGGCCAGCCCCAGCCCGGCTGAGGCCACGGGCAAGCTGGCTGTGGACACCTTTCCAGCCAGGGTCATAAAGCACAGGGCCGCCTTCCTGGAGGCCAAAGGCCAGGGCACCCTGGACCCTGGTGGCCCCCGGGGCCGGCATGGCTCAGGCACCCCCAGCTCTGTGGGGGGCTTGTATCGGGACATGGGGGCCCAAGGGGGAAGGCCCTCCCTCATCGCCAGGATCCCAGTGGCCAGAATCCTGGGGGACCCAGAGGAAGAATCCTGGAGCCCCTCTCTGACCAACTTGGAGAAGGTGGTGGTCACCGACGTGACCTCAAACTTTTTGACCGTCACAATTAAGGAAAGTAACACGGACCAAggcttttttaaagagaaaagatgaaTTGCTGGGTGGGTGATCCCAGGAcaagagagcaggagagagagtgagagtgcAAACTTGGcataatgctttttatttctgggtGGGAGGTGGCCTTCTGGCTGGTCCTGTCCCATCCGTACCTTCACATAACCCCCTTCCTTTCATCCCTCCCCCTCAGTTTTGGTTGGAAAGATTATCTCTAGAGTTATATTTTCTATTAGATGTAAAtatgttatttaagaaaaaatatctaaatatatatatttcaactcttgaagttgttttatttaaacgaggagagaaagagagactcaGTGTGGTTCAGTTGGGGCAGACAGGCCGAGTTGGGGCAGGAGGGGCCTGACAGCCACCCAGGGCACTAGGGAGGATGAAGACCTGGGCACTGGGCCTCTGATGGTGTCTGGAGAGACTCAGCCAGCccacctcacccctcctcccttttcctACAGCCCCAGGTCAGACCCCTGGAACCAAGGCAGGACCCggattttttctctcttcccattgGTGGGCCAGGCCAACAAAAGGTTGGCTCCCCAATCagaaaggaagggggtggggtcagtctgttattctttttcctatttttttttttttttaagattaagaaATCTGTTGCGGGGAGAAGGTATTAACTGGAGTAACTTTTTGTGTGTGAGGTTAAAGGTAAAAAGTTGCGGGTGGTTGGGGAGCAGCAGATTTCTCCCAGGACCACACCAGGAAAAGCACTTTACGGGGGATGTGTGTGTTGTACACGCAGATCGGATCGTGTGTATGTCATGTGGACAAAATCTCCCAGTTCCCTCGATTCCTTTCCTTACtccacagaaagaaaagaaatccagcGAATCTGTTTACATTCCCGAAATGCCAGGATAAATTGGGAGGATTGCATGTCAGTGCCCAGAGTTCGAGGCGGTTGTTGTTTTACAAGAAAAGTGGTCGGGGGTGGACTTTTCCTTTTCGCGTCCTCTAGTTTCGCTAGAAGAGACGGTGGCCCCCACCTCCCAGGAAGAGTTGGCCTAGCCTCCCTCCCTCGGGGAGGGCGGGCCGCCAGCTCTCAGGAGAATGTATGGCCAGACAGGCCCACCCTGCGGGACCCACAGAGGGAGGGGCGGCTGGGAGCGGGGGCCGCAGCTTGGCTGGGAGTGCGGTGGAGGGTCTGGGCTTAGGGCTCGGGGCTCGGAGCCGGCAGGACTCGCATCCTGGCGGTTtcggctgggagaggggaggggcgaAGGGAGGTTTCCATCCAAGAGTGCGCATcagaacttttccttttttttttttcccccttaaaagcAAAAGCTATAATTTATAGGCCTTTTCGATTCGCGGAGTGTTCTCTATTTGAACTCGACATTCAAACTCCgccagagggggagggaggagcggGAGTTGGAGAAGAGACGGCTGGGGAGGCCTTGCGTGGCGGCGGGTCCCGGGACGCCCCCGCCCCGGCCGACTCCTGGCCACGCTGTGCTCCAGGGTCGCAGAACGCGCGCCCCTCTTTTGACTCAAAAGCACAAATCTGTCCCCCTCACATCCCGGTCCCTTCGAGGAATGATCCTGCggcctccccgccctcccccacccttaAAGGGCCAGCGGGGATCTAACTTCCCATTGCTAGTGGAGGGAGGGGCGAGGGGGCCCTGAGCCTTGAGAGGAAGCACAGATTCCGGGCGAGCGCGGCGGGGACCCGGGGTTGAGGGGGGAAAGTTCTCGATGCTGGGGGGACAGGGCGGGAACCCCAGCCTGGTTTCTCTTCCGCACTCCCCGTATTCCCACCTCCCTCTTCtcagcctctctctcctccagacTTTTGCCTTTGAAGTGAGGGGGTAAAAAAGAGGAAGACGGTGTActacatggtttttttttttttttaattatcaaattGCGCCTGTAAAGAGAAGCCCCTGGAATGGGGATTTTTATCTGCTCGCATTTGTAAAACTGGTATTTTAGACTTTGTATAAAGAAGCGCCGTTGACCAAGTGTATCTATTTAAATATCGACGCTATTTTCAGATGAAACTTCATTGACGGGACACGTCTGTTACCGAGTGGAAGGTCACTCCGGGACACGTGTCTTTACCTGGCTgccgccttccctccctcccttcctcccttcgccctcatctccctccctcgGGGCTGACTTTGCCCCTTCCCTCCGACCTTTCCCGGCTAGCGTCGTTCTGCCCCACCGTCCCTCTGTCCTGCCGTCTGTCCCTCTGTCCTGCCGTCTGTCCGTGGCCATTCGCGCGTCTCTTTTACTCTCTTTTGCGACGCTGacctgggggtgggtgggcagggccgGGGCCGCGTGGCTGGGAGTCTGCAACCGCGCGGGATGTGTGCGTGTTGGGTTTATTTAATTCTAAGATTTGTACAAATCTCGACTCGATCTCCGCCTCAGCTCGAGTGAAGGTTGGCACCTATCTTCCGCGGTTGTGAATGTCTGTATCCAATATCGCTTTTTACGTGTTTAAATATATACTTTGTAAATAGAGACGTGTCTcggattttattccttttttctggCCCTCGAGAAGAGGGAACAGGCGCCTCGCGGGGGAGAGGATCCTTCCCTTCTCGCTCATtacccatcccacccccctctcTCGCCCTGTCGGCCCTGGACGATTCCGTTTCCAGTAGGCCCTTCCCCAACTGAGGGGATGCCAAACCCGGCGGTGGAGAGGGGTAGGCTTGGGAGGGAGCGGGATGTGACCCTTCTTAGCCTTCTAAGGGGGATGGTCCTGGCTTTCCTCACCTACGGACTGCACTTCTCTGCGGCCTGGGCAGAACTCGGGGATCTCCGGAGGATGGGCCCGACctctgggttcccttttcttctggcAGGACTCCCGCAgcgcaccccacccccaggcctgagGTCCTGGTCCCTGACGCCCGGCGCCTCTGTGCCGCGCTCCCCCGGCTTCCCCGCCAGCTCACCAGTGCTGTCTGGGGACCCGCCCCCCAGACCCACCTAGCCTCGCCAGCGCTCCCCGAAATGCAGCGCCTCGCGCCTATTGATTGAGGAATTGAGTTCGCGGGTATTGCTAGGCAACTGGCTGCTCCGAGCTGGCGCAGAGCGCGCTGATGTGATTAGTGAACCCGGAGCTGCCGCGGCGCagccccgcgcccccgcccccgccaaccCCCACTGCCTCTCAGTCCCCGGTCTTCTGTGGGGGGGCAACACCCCCATCGCTGGGCGAGGAACGGTCTGGGGTAGAGCAGAgcacagggtggggtgggggtttcTCAGATTTTCCTGGCCGAAGACTCTGCAGCAATGGGGCGGGGTCGTGAAGCCGGCACAGAAGAGCCGCCCTTGGGACCCCAAAGAGGCCACCACATTGAGCTCACTTCCACCCCCATAGCCCTAGCAGACGTCGCTCCGCGGAGAAGCGCGGATCTAGGCGTACTTGGCAGATCCCGAAGGGAGGCGTGTGGGCACGCGTAGGCTGGCGCATCTCCTGCTCTTGTCCATCGAATCGGTGACCCCACGTTTGGCGGAGCTCTCCCCGCCTCCTTTCTCTAGTCTGTGGCCTGTGAGAGGACCCGGAAGGGAGGGCGCGGCCACGAGCCTGGGCTTGGGGCAGTGGGTCACCCTTCGGACGTGAGGGACTGGGCCGGCGGGCAGAGCCCGTGGGCGGGGAGTGGAGTGGCTTGGTGAGGGTCGCGGCGGGCGGCCAGCCCCAAAGCCGTGGCCCCGCTGCTCCACCAAGACTCCCTCCCGCATTGGGCAGCAGAGTGGGCTCGTGCTTTGGGAGATAGGGAGATGGAGTGGCCCAGTTTCCCCAGTTGTCTGGCCACCACCAGCCTCGGCTTTGATCTGGTGCTTTTTCCGCGAGTTTCCGTTGCCTGGGCAGATTCTCTGGGAAAAAGACCAGGTGTGGAGGCCTGGGCCTGTGGTGCTGCCTCCGGCTGGGGCATTCCTTTGCCTCCGGAGGGCAGGGCCGCCTCGTGGGGCCGCCGCCAGCGCGGAGCCTGGTCCAGCACACACACTGGTTGAACTGGAATCTTTATGGCTCTTCGGAGAGCGTcgggttggattttttttttttttggtccctttGATGCTTAACAGTACAGATGCTAGTCGAGGCCCCGTGCTGTGTGCGGGAGACCCAATGGCGAACAGGCCTGCCCCCGCACTTTGGGGGCTCGTATTCTGATTTCCTCTTCTCACCCCAAAGTCCCCTGGGACCAGAGGGACTGGCCTTCGGTCCAGCTGGAGTTCGAGTTGGAGCGTCTCAGGGCTTGCTCGGCTCTACCTCCAGCCTTGGGAGCCTGGACACGGAGAAAGAGGCTGTGGCCTGGGGCCGGGGCTTTCTTCGTGAGACTTTGGAAACGGAGGCTTCTGGGGGTCATCTCAGAGCGGTCGGGTTGCGAGTCGTGCAATTCGGTTCCCCTTAGCAGCTCGGAGCCCGAGGTGGGGAATGTTCCCCGCGCGTCCAGAGAGTCCTCGGCCCGATCTTCGCGGGTCGCGCGCGCCCTCTAGAGGCGATGGCCTCAGCCCCGCTCCCTGgcgcccaccccctccccggcGGCGGTGCCTTTctgggtcccaaaaggagaagggAACGCCTCATCTCCCCTACCCAAAAGTACTCTAGAGTGGGCCACCGCGGGCTCCCCCTCTGCGCCCTCCCTTCGGCCAGGCCCTCCAGCCACAAAGGTAGGGAAGAAGGAGGTGTCCAGCCCGCCGGATCCACCAGGCGCCCTCGGGCTGGACCGGCAGGCGCGGGGCTGAGCCCCCGGGATGCCGCGGACCAGGTCGGGCCCCTTGGCAGCCCAGCCCATTCTTCTGGGAAGGCGGTGGATTAGGCGATCAGATCAGCAGCGCAGAAACTAACAAAGGCCAGTGTGGGTCAGGGCCCCCCCTCGTGCACGTCTGGCCGGCGCTCTGTACAAGCGGACTCGGGCCCGCCACCGGGAAGGGCGCGGGCTCTTACTCCCTCTAGCCCGCTCTTTCCTGGCCATCCCCAACCCTTTTCTGCTGCTCTCAAAGGCGGAGGACAGGACAGCTAGGgtcctccctgcccacctcctccaAAAGAAAGCCCCTCCAGCCACCAAaggcacaacaaaagaaaacatgccAGCAGCCTTCCCTGCAAGAATCTGATTTCAAATTCGCAGGGCTTTTCTGGAGCCGGGCAGAGCTGGGGGGGTGCATTGCTGTTTGTATTGGGAATCTCCTCCCGAACTAAAACATTCAGGACTTCGCCCCAACTAGCCTTTCAACCAGTGGTGGCCAACGTCCAGGCCCAACTTCTCTCTTTACTTCAAAGGGAGCTTCATTCTCCCCGGAGGCTGAAATTTATGAATAAATTCATGCTGAGGGTAATGCAAACCTTAAAGGACCAGGGAAGGTTATATAATAAGCAAATCATCTATTATGAGCCATGGGTTAGGAGTCGCAGTAGCACCACCGATTCAGTTTCTTGTGCTTCATGGCAACTCCCCTGGAATTTTATTGCTGTGTCCTTTAATAAAAGTGTTACCACATGTGGTGGATTCAAGGGGTTGAGCAGCTTTCCAACACAGTATCATTGGAtactgggggtgtgtgtgtggaaattTTGTTTTAACCTAAAGTGTTAGTTTCTGGGAGATGTCTCAGAGTGAGTTTATAATGTattgcagcatccctggcctctacccactagacgcCAGTAGCAACAACACTCACCCCTGCCCCggagttgtgacaaccaaaattgtctccaggcattgccaaatgtcccctttgGTGCCAAACTGTCCTCCCTGGGAAATGCTGGTGTAGGGACTCATAATCAACCCCGCTTCTTTGCTtagaagaactttttttttttttttccaccccaGGAAAGTGGCTGAGCCTTTCCCAAAGCCTTTAATTTTTTCACCCCATGATTCAGTTCAAGTCCAGATAACTATTTTGCCTCAAGAAAGGGAAAGTGAAGAGACTGTTTCCACATATCACTCATGACATACACCAGGCtgaaaagttaagaaaagaatttattgataTACTAAGAGTTAACAAAAAGTTAAGACAAAAATCCTCTGACACCTTTGCTAATGACTCTCCCCTGCAAAATAAATTAACATCAGTCTAAAAAGATCTGCAAACTATTCCTAGTGTTAGTTCTCCAAAAATACTAGAAAATCCACAGAATCTTTAGATGCACTTGAGCAAAAATCTGGTCCTCTAGGCActacctctcccctcctcccacccctttcccccaaaCCATTGTGGGTTTCCTGGGGGAAGCATTTCCTTTAACTGGTTGGTCCTGATTGAATATGGGGGCTGGGCTGCTGTGCTGTTTCAACAAAGATCTTAAGTTTCCCAGGGCAATAACATATtcacttttgttctcttttaaaaaagcaaacaaacagccATACTTTAAAGTAATTAGAAGTGGCATACATGaataatttggctttttttttaaaattaaaaaacacaaatcaaGCCAGTGATTGGCAATGGTCCAAAGCTCTGGTCCTCCCCCCCCTACTTTTCCCCTAATAAAACCTCTAGGCCCAGAGCTCTCTTAAGTCAGGTCAGAATCTTGAATGTAACCAAAAACAAGGAACACTCTTTTTggtaccaaaaaatatatataaaaatatgccaAATCCTCTAAAGAAGAAGATAGACTGGCCACTTCTTCCTATCCGttacaaaagcaaacagaaaaacaggATTAAAACACCCACTCAATATACACTGTGATGCAGTTCGCATAAGAAACCCTGCAGGATAAACAAGTCAGATGTGTGACCAATGcctagccacacacacacacacacacagagcagcaaAAAAAGTACTA
This Balaenoptera acutorostrata chromosome 20, mBalAcu1.1, whole genome shotgun sequence DNA region includes the following protein-coding sequences:
- the CBX8 gene encoding chromobox protein homolog 8, which codes for MELSAVGERVFAAEALLKRRIRKGRMEYLVKWKGWSQKYSTWEPEENILDARLLAAFEEREREMELYGPKKRGPKPKTFLLKAQAKAKAKTYEFRSDSARGIRIPYPGRSPQELASTSRAREGLRNMGLSPPGSSSTCRVEPPRDRDRERDRERERERERERGASRADDKPSSPGDSSKKRGPKPRKELLDPSQRPLGEPSDGLGDYLKGRKLDDTASGAGKFPAGHSVIQLARRQDSDLAQCGVASPSPAEATGKLAVDTFPARVIKHRAAFLEAKGQGTLDPGGPRGRHGSGTPSSVGGLYRDMGAQGGRPSLIARIPVARILGDPEEESWSPSLTNLEKVVVTDVTSNFLTVTIKESNTDQGFFKEKR